CCTCGGTCTCCCCCATGACCGCCCTCAATTGCGCCGCATCCATGCTTGTCAGCACCGTCACCCCGAGGATCGTCGGTGTCGCCCGCCCCAACGCTGCCGCCTCCTCCCGGGCCGCCTCCACAGCCGACCGCATCATCGGCTCCCCCCCGCTGGTGTGGACCGTCAGGAAATCCACCCCAAGCCGCGTCGCCACCCGCACCGCCCGCGCCACCGTGTGCGGAATATCGTGAAACTTCAGATCCAGGAACACCCGCGCTCCGGTCGCCCGAATCCGCCGCACCCCTTCCGGCCCGCACGCCGTAAAGAGTTCACTCCCCACCTTCAAGGCCCCCACCAACCCTCCCACCTGACCGGCCAGCCGCTCCGCCCCCTCGATATCCGGCACGTCCAGCGCCACCATGATCGGTGCTTGCATCGCCCCAATTGGACCCCGCCATCGCACCCGGGTGAAGCCCATTTCCCCCCCCTCGCAAGACCGCCTCCAAATGGACGGGTCGCTCGCCGCAAAAACCTCCCGAAACAAAACACGCCCCCCGTGCGTCCTCCTTCCCACAGGCGCCCCAAATCCTCATGAATCTCCCCAGATCCCGCCGTTCCACCCCCGAAGCCGCCGCCTTCACCCTGATCGAACTCCTGGTGGTCATCGCCATCATCGGGATCCTGGCCTCGCTCCTCGCCCCAGCCCTGGCCGGTGCCAAACGCAAGGCCCACGCCATCCAGTGCCTCAATCACGAACGCCAGTTGAACCTCTCCCTCGGCCTCTACGCCGACGATCACGACGAATCGTATCCCCCACGCCGCGAACCTCCCGGCGCCTGGCCCTGGGCCCTCCTCCCCTACTACAAGGAACCCAAAATCGTCACCTGCCCCTCCGACCGCTTCATGCCCTTGACCGGCTGGCTCGATGCCACCAACCAGCTCCATGCCCGCCGCAGCTTCCTCATCAACGGGTTCAACGATTACTTCAAGTTCGCCCTCAGCACCGAGGATTACCAGGCCCACAAAACCTGGAGATGGCCCGTCGGCATGCGCCGTACCCACATCCCCCAGCCCTCCGACACCATCACCTTCGGCGAACGCCGCACCGGCTCGGTCCATGTCCACATGGACTTCGACCAGGGCACCATGGGCAATGACATCGAGGAGGTCGCCCAAAACCGCCACACCGGCAACGAGGGCGGACGGAGCGGCGGCTCGAATTTCGCCTTCGCCGATGGCAGCGTCCGCTTCCTCAAGTTCGGCGGCTCCGTCCGACCCCTCAACCTCTGGGCCGTCACCGACGAATGGCGCAACGCCCCCGTCGCCCCCGAGGACCTGGAAAAAAAGCCCTGATCCCATGCCTCCCCAAATTCCCCACCCCCACCTCCCCGCCAACCCAACCCTCAAGCTCCCAAACCCTCCCCCCACCCGGACTGCCCTCGCCCTCCTCATCACCCTCCTCCCCGCCCTGCCCCTCGCCCTGCCGGCCGCCGTCCCCACCGTGGCCATCAACGAGTTCCTCTACCATCCCCCCGACGACCGCGACGAACTCCAGTGGGTGGAACTCCATAACCCGTCGTCCCAGCCCGTGGATCTCGCCCACTGGACCTTCTCGAAGGGCATCCAGTTCCGGTTCCCCGAAGGCACCCAAATCGATCCCGACGGATACCTCGTCCTCGCCCGCGACCGCGCCGCCTTCCTCGCCCACTACGGCCCCGACCTCCCGGTGATCGGCGACTTCTCCGGGCGCCTCAGCCACAGCGGCGAAAACCTCGAACTGTCCGATGCCCAGGGCCGTGTCGTCGATGCCGTCCGCTACCGCGACGCCGAACCCTGGCCGGTCTCCCCCGACGGCCTCTCCGCTTCGCTCGAACGGATCACCGTCCATGCCCCCGCCCAACTCCCCGAAAACTGGGCCCCCTCCCCGCTTCCCCCCTTCCGCCGCGCCGCCGGAACCCCGGGCCATCCCAACGCCTCCCGCGCCCCCAACCTGCCCCCGGTCGTTTCGGACGTCGCCTTCGCCACTCCCGACCCCGACCAACCCATGCCCGTCCGCGCCCGCGTCGCCGACCCCGACGGCCTCCGGGACGTCCGCCTCGCCTACCGCGTCCTAGATGCCTCCCTCGCCTACCGCCGCGACGCCCCCACCGCCGCCGCCGCCGCCGACTGGACCGAACTCCCCATGACCCGCGTCGAGGGCGACGACCGCTCCGGCACCTTCGAAGCCACCCTCCCGCCCCAACCCGACGCCCGGCTGGTCCGCTTCCGCATCCTGGCCACCGACGCCACCGGCTCCACCCGGCTCCACCCCCATCCCCACGACGCCCGCCCGACCTACTCCGTCTTCATCGGTCGCAACACCCACACCGCCCAGATCCCGGTCGCCCATCTCCTCGAATTCGGTCCCCCGGAACGACCCGGCCCATCCCTCCGCAACCCGCCACGCTCCCATCGCCGCAATGCCGGCGAATCCAGCGAAGCCGGCGAACCTTCCCGCGGGGATTCCGCCCTCATCCTCATGCCCCCCAAGGGCCGCCCCATCGAACTCTTCGACCACATCCGCATCACCCCGCGCCAGGGCGGCTGGAAGGTCCGCCTCCACAAGGACCGCCTCTGGGACGGCATCTCCACCGTCAACGTCCTCTTCGAACATCACCCCCGCTATCTCCTCTCCGAACACCTCGGCTTCGAACTCTTCCGCGCCGCCGGCGTACCCGCCCCCAAGAGCGGCCACTGGCGCCTCTGGTACCAGGGTCAGCCGCTCGGCTACCACCTCACTGTCGAACAACCCAACAGCAGCTTCCTCCGCCGGCACGGACGCAACCCCGACGGCGACCTCTTCAAAATCCTCTGGTACGGCCGCGACGTCGTCGCCCAGCACGAGAAAAAGAACAATCCCCACACCGGTCACGACGTCCTCCTCGAAACCCTCGACGCCCTCGGCCGCACCCCCGGCGCCGCCTCCTGGGACGACCTCCAGCGCCGCTTCCGCACCGACCTCTTCGCCAGCTACTACGCCGTCAATATGTGCCTCCAGAACTGGGACGGCTTCTTCAACAACCATTTCCTCTACCGCTCCCCCGGCCAGGACGGCCAGTGGGAGATCTTCCCCTGGGACCTCGACAAGACCTGGGGCGACTACGAC
Above is a genomic segment from Verrucomicrobiia bacterium containing:
- the pyrF gene encoding orotidine-5'-phosphate decarboxylase, with the protein product MQAPIMVALDVPDIEGAERLAGQVGGLVGALKVGSELFTACGPEGVRRIRATGARVFLDLKFHDIPHTVARAVRVATRLGVDFLTVHTSGGEPMMRSAVEAAREEAAALGRATPTILGVTVLTSMDAAQLRAVMGETEVAAQVERLARLAVAAGVPGLVCSPMELPLLRRVLPREVVLVTPGIRMGPPAAGDDQKRTLSPAEAMAAGADWIVVGRPIHAAPDPAAAARAIAESMGMAVERAGEGEASGR
- a CDS encoding type II secretion system protein; the protein is MNLPRSRRSTPEAAAFTLIELLVVIAIIGILASLLAPALAGAKRKAHAIQCLNHERQLNLSLGLYADDHDESYPPRREPPGAWPWALLPYYKEPKIVTCPSDRFMPLTGWLDATNQLHARRSFLINGFNDYFKFALSTEDYQAHKTWRWPVGMRRTHIPQPSDTITFGERRTGSVHVHMDFDQGTMGNDIEEVAQNRHTGNEGGRSGGSNFAFADGSVRFLKFGGSVRPLNLWAVTDEWRNAPVAPEDLEKKP
- a CDS encoding CotH kinase family protein, which translates into the protein MPPQIPHPHLPANPTLKLPNPPPTRTALALLITLLPALPLALPAAVPTVAINEFLYHPPDDRDELQWVELHNPSSQPVDLAHWTFSKGIQFRFPEGTQIDPDGYLVLARDRAAFLAHYGPDLPVIGDFSGRLSHSGENLELSDAQGRVVDAVRYRDAEPWPVSPDGLSASLERITVHAPAQLPENWAPSPLPPFRRAAGTPGHPNASRAPNLPPVVSDVAFATPDPDQPMPVRARVADPDGLRDVRLAYRVLDASLAYRRDAPTAAAAADWTELPMTRVEGDDRSGTFEATLPPQPDARLVRFRILATDATGSTRLHPHPHDARPTYSVFIGRNTHTAQIPVAHLLEFGPPERPGPSLRNPPRSHRRNAGESSEAGEPSRGDSALILMPPKGRPIELFDHIRITPRQGGWKVRLHKDRLWDGISTVNVLFEHHPRYLLSEHLGFELFRAAGVPAPKSGHWRLWYQGQPLGYHLTVEQPNSSFLRRHGRNPDGDLFKILWYGRDVVAQHEKKNNPHTGHDVLLETLDALGRTPGAASWDDLQRRFRTDLFASYYAVNMCLQNWDGFFNNHFLYRSPGQDGQWEIFPWDLDKTWGDYDGASPKYDWYTMPLTLGMGGDTPPRSVARFFGGGGPFGGTAWWRPPGWFSGPLLAQPAFRQLFLRRLAELCDTVFTPDRLELPITRLERRLEPEVRFRASLYHPRAEDHDVAVFRDHIDSFRRQVTHRREFLLKSLHREH